One Paenibacillus crassostreae DNA segment encodes these proteins:
- the tpiA gene encoding triose-phosphate isomerase: MRTPIIAGNWKMFKTVPEAKAFIEEIKGKAEVAGVESVICAPFTNLPALMEAVKGTSIKIGAQNLHFEDDGAYTGEISGVMLKDLGVHYVIIGHSERRAYFAESDEIVNKKVFAAFKHGITPIVCVGEKLEEREADQTKAVCKVQTEGALKGLTAEQAAQVVIAYEPIWAIGTGKSSTAQDANEVISYIRELVKGLYGENVANAVRIQYGGSVKPENVVEYMGQSDIDGALVGGASLQPTSYVQLVEGAK, from the coding sequence TTGAGAACACCGATTATCGCGGGTAACTGGAAAATGTTTAAAACAGTTCCAGAAGCAAAAGCATTTATTGAAGAAATCAAAGGTAAAGCAGAAGTGGCAGGTGTGGAGAGCGTAATTTGTGCTCCTTTCACTAATCTTCCAGCATTAATGGAAGCTGTTAAAGGTACTTCTATTAAAATCGGAGCGCAGAACCTGCATTTCGAAGACGACGGAGCTTACACTGGTGAAATTAGTGGTGTAATGTTGAAAGATTTAGGCGTGCACTATGTCATTATTGGACATTCAGAGCGTCGTGCTTATTTCGCTGAGTCTGATGAAATTGTTAACAAAAAGGTGTTTGCAGCTTTCAAGCATGGTATTACTCCGATCGTATGTGTTGGTGAGAAGTTGGAAGAACGTGAAGCTGACCAGACAAAAGCGGTATGTAAAGTTCAAACTGAAGGCGCATTGAAAGGCTTAACCGCTGAACAAGCAGCACAAGTTGTTATTGCTTATGAGCCGATCTGGGCGATTGGAACTGGGAAATCTTCCACAGCTCAAGATGCTAATGAAGTCATTTCTTATATCCGTGAGCTTGTAAAAGGTTTGTATGGTGAAAATGTTGCCAATGCTGTTCGTATTCAATATGGCGGTAGCGTGAAGCCTGAGAACGTCGTTGAGTATATGGGACAAAGTGATATCGATGGCGCATTAGTTGGTGGCGCAAGTCTACAACCTACTTCATACGTGCAACTTGTTGAGGGGGCGAAGTAA
- a CDS encoding phosphoglycerate kinase, whose product MNKKSVRDVEVDGLKVFVRVDFNVPLEDGKITDDTRIRETLPTIKYLVERGAKVILASHMGRPNGQVVESMRLTPAAERLSELLDKKVVKANESVGEAVKSQIAAMANGDVLLLENVRFYPGEEKNDAELAKQFAELADLFVNDAFGAAHRAHASTEGIAHHLPAVSGLLMEKELSVLGKAFSTPERPFTAIIGGSKVKDKIDVINNLLNLADNVLIGGGLAYTFFKAQGHEIGLSLCDNDKLDTALEFIEKAKKLGKNFLLPVDIVIADDFSADANVDIVDVDSIPAGWEGVDIGPKTRAIYADVIKNSKLVVWNGPMGVFEMEPFANGTREVAQACADTEAYTIIGGGDSAAAAEKFQLADQMNHISTGGGASLEFMEGKKLPGVEALNDK is encoded by the coding sequence ATGAATAAGAAAAGTGTACGTGATGTGGAAGTAGATGGGTTAAAGGTGTTCGTTCGTGTTGATTTCAATGTGCCGCTCGAAGATGGTAAAATTACCGACGATACACGTATTCGTGAAACATTGCCAACCATTAAATATTTGGTGGAACGTGGAGCAAAAGTGATCTTAGCAAGTCATATGGGTCGTCCCAATGGACAAGTGGTTGAATCCATGCGTTTGACGCCTGCTGCTGAACGTCTTTCTGAATTGCTTGATAAGAAGGTAGTTAAGGCTAACGAATCTGTTGGTGAAGCTGTTAAATCCCAAATTGCTGCAATGGCTAATGGTGACGTATTGTTGCTTGAAAACGTACGGTTCTATCCTGGAGAAGAGAAGAATGATGCTGAACTTGCGAAACAATTTGCTGAACTTGCGGATCTATTCGTGAATGATGCTTTTGGTGCTGCTCACCGTGCTCATGCTTCCACAGAAGGTATTGCACATCATTTACCAGCAGTATCAGGTCTTTTGATGGAAAAAGAACTATCTGTGCTTGGTAAAGCATTCTCCACACCTGAACGTCCTTTTACTGCAATCATTGGGGGATCTAAGGTTAAAGATAAGATTGATGTTATTAATAACTTGCTTAATCTTGCGGATAACGTGCTTATCGGAGGCGGACTTGCGTACACATTCTTTAAAGCACAAGGACATGAAATTGGTCTATCCTTATGCGATAATGACAAGCTTGATACAGCACTGGAATTCATTGAGAAAGCTAAGAAACTCGGTAAGAATTTCTTGCTTCCAGTAGATATCGTTATAGCAGATGACTTCAGTGCGGATGCTAACGTTGACATCGTAGATGTGGATTCAATTCCTGCTGGTTGGGAAGGCGTGGACATTGGTCCTAAGACGCGTGCTATCTATGCTGATGTTATCAAAAACTCAAAATTGGTTGTATGGAATGGACCAATGGGAGTGTTCGAAATGGAACCTTTCGCAAATGGTACGCGTGAAGTAGCACAAGCATGTGCGGATACTGAAGCTTACACAATCATCGGTGGTGGTGATTCTGCAGCTGCAGCTGAGAAATTCCAATTAGCAGATCAAATGAATCATATTTCTACAGGCGGTGGAGCTTCTCTTGAATTCATGGAAGGCAAGAAACTTCCTGGTGTAGAAGCATTGAACGATAAATAA
- the gap gene encoding type I glyceraldehyde-3-phosphate dehydrogenase, whose amino-acid sequence MTVKVGINGFGRIGRLAFRRIQAVEGIEVVAINDLTDAKMLAHLLKYDTTQGRFDGDVEVHDGFFKVNGKEVKVLANRNPEELPWGDLGVEIVLECTGFFTTKEAAEKHLKGGAKKVVISAPATGDMKTIVYNVNHEILDGSETVISGASCTTNCLAPMAKTLQDKFGIIEGLMTTIHAYTGDQNTLDAPHSKGDFRRARAAAENIIPNTTGAAKAIGLVIPELKGKLDGAAQRVPVATGSLTELVTVLEKNVTVEEINAAMKAASDVDSYGYTEDEIVSSDIKGITFGSLFDATQTKVLTVGDKQLVKTVAWYDNEMSYTAQLVRTLEHFAKLAK is encoded by the coding sequence ATGACAGTAAAAGTTGGTATTAATGGATTTGGACGTATTGGTCGCCTTGCATTCCGCCGTATTCAAGCTGTGGAAGGTATTGAAGTAGTTGCTATTAATGACTTGACAGACGCTAAAATGTTAGCTCATCTATTAAAATATGATACAACACAAGGCCGTTTCGACGGTGACGTTGAAGTTCATGACGGATTCTTCAAAGTAAATGGTAAGGAAGTAAAAGTTCTAGCTAACCGTAACCCTGAAGAATTGCCTTGGGGAGATCTTGGTGTAGAAATCGTTCTTGAATGTACTGGATTCTTCACAACTAAAGAAGCAGCTGAGAAACATCTAAAAGGTGGCGCTAAAAAAGTCGTTATCTCTGCTCCAGCTACTGGTGACATGAAGACGATCGTTTACAACGTTAACCATGAAATTCTTGATGGTTCTGAAACTGTAATTTCTGGTGCTTCTTGTACAACTAACTGCCTTGCACCAATGGCAAAAACTTTACAAGATAAATTCGGAATTATTGAAGGTTTGATGACTACAATTCATGCTTACACTGGCGACCAAAACACTTTGGATGCTCCACATTCTAAAGGTGATTTCCGTCGTGCTCGTGCAGCAGCTGAGAACATCATCCCTAACACTACCGGTGCTGCTAAAGCAATCGGCCTAGTTATTCCTGAACTTAAAGGTAAATTGGATGGTGCCGCTCAACGTGTTCCAGTTGCAACTGGATCATTGACTGAATTGGTAACTGTTCTTGAGAAGAACGTAACTGTTGAAGAAATTAACGCAGCTATGAAAGCAGCTTCTGATGTTGATTCTTATGGATACACAGAAGACGAAATCGTATCTTCTGATATCAAAGGTATTACATTCGGATCATTGTTTGACGCTACTCAAACAAAAGTATTGACTGTTGGCGACAAGCAATTGGTTAAGACTGTAGCTTGGTATGACAATGAAATGTCTTACACTGCACAATTGGTTCGTACTTTGGAACACTTCGCTAAATTGGCTAAGTAA
- a CDS encoding sugar-binding transcriptional regulator, translating to MRNLLEIQKQLLPDLMETLKTRYSILQRIMSFDMIGRRTLAASLHMTERVLRSETDLLKSQGLIEIESMGMRISDSGKKLLESLEPIAKDLFGLTDLEDKIRLAYGLRKVVIVPGDSESSSFSKRELGRAGAKALLSVMGNEDIIAVTGGSTLAAVAEQLSQPVSAHVKRTWFVPARGGLGESVEFQANTVASTMAKSVGAQYRLLHLPDLLSEDAYQSLVQDINIQEIVHIIRQSRIIVHGIGDAMVMTRRRKLDSTTVEAIRADGAVAESFGYYFNDEGAMVHKMMILGLRLEDIMNTEIVIGIAGGKSKARAIHAVLRFGQEDILVTDEAAALEIEREMDEQTQTDTLK from the coding sequence ATGCGGAATTTATTAGAAATACAAAAGCAGCTTCTGCCTGATCTCATGGAAACACTCAAGACAAGGTATAGTATTCTTCAACGGATCATGTCATTTGATATGATCGGACGTAGAACACTGGCCGCGTCGCTCCATATGACGGAACGCGTGTTGCGGTCTGAGACGGATTTATTGAAATCACAAGGACTTATTGAGATTGAAAGCATGGGAATGAGGATTAGTGATTCGGGTAAGAAATTGCTGGAGTCATTGGAGCCTATCGCTAAAGATCTATTTGGACTCACTGATTTAGAAGATAAAATTCGACTAGCATATGGACTACGCAAGGTAGTGATTGTGCCTGGTGATTCTGAGTCATCATCGTTCTCTAAACGAGAACTAGGGCGTGCAGGAGCGAAGGCACTGTTAAGCGTCATGGGCAATGAAGATATAATCGCTGTCACAGGAGGATCTACACTTGCTGCGGTTGCTGAGCAACTATCTCAACCAGTATCGGCACATGTTAAACGAACTTGGTTCGTACCAGCCCGCGGCGGCTTAGGAGAAAGCGTGGAGTTCCAAGCGAACACCGTTGCTTCTACAATGGCTAAGAGTGTAGGAGCCCAATATCGATTATTACACTTGCCGGATTTACTCAGCGAAGATGCTTATCAATCGCTTGTCCAAGATATTAACATTCAGGAAATTGTTCATATTATCAGACAATCACGGATCATTGTGCACGGTATTGGTGATGCCATGGTGATGACACGTCGTAGAAAGCTAGATTCAACTACGGTTGAAGCCATTAGAGCAGACGGTGCTGTTGCGGAGTCGTTTGGATATTATTTCAATGATGAAGGTGCTATGGTGCATAAGATGATGATTCTAGGCCTTCGGCTCGAGGATATCATGAACACTGAAATTGTTATTGGGATTGCAGGCGGTAAGAGCAAAGCTAGAGCAATACACGCCGTTCTCAGGTTCGGACAGGAAGATATACTCGTTACTGACGAGGCAGCTGCCCTGGAAATTGAGAGAGAGATGGATGAACAGACTCAAACGGATACCCTAAAGTGA
- the clpP gene encoding ATP-dependent Clp endopeptidase proteolytic subunit ClpP has translation MGFVPMVVEQSNRGERAYDIYSRLLKDRIIFLGSEVNDMVANSIIAQMLFLAAEDPEKDISLYVNSPGGSITAGMAIYDTMQYIKPDVSTICVGMAASMGAFLLTAGAVGKRYALPNSEIMIHQPLGGAQGQASDIEIRARRILKLRDKLNRILAERSGQPIERIEKDTDRDYFMSAAEAATYGLIDKVIEKPIAL, from the coding sequence ATGGGTTTTGTTCCTATGGTCGTTGAACAAAGTAACCGCGGTGAACGCGCATATGACATCTATTCCAGACTACTGAAAGATCGCATCATTTTCTTAGGTTCTGAGGTTAATGACATGGTTGCCAATTCCATTATTGCACAAATGCTATTTCTTGCAGCTGAGGACCCGGAGAAAGATATCTCCTTATATGTAAACAGCCCTGGTGGATCCATTACAGCCGGAATGGCGATTTACGATACGATGCAATACATTAAACCGGATGTATCCACAATTTGTGTAGGGATGGCCGCTTCTATGGGTGCATTCTTATTGACTGCAGGAGCCGTTGGTAAACGATATGCATTGCCCAATAGTGAGATTATGATTCACCAACCTCTAGGTGGTGCACAAGGTCAAGCATCGGATATCGAGATTCGTGCTCGTCGTATTCTCAAATTGCGTGATAAGTTAAATCGTATTTTAGCTGAACGTAGTGGACAGCCGATTGAACGCATTGAGAAGGATACAGATCGTGATTACTTCATGAGTGCTGCGGAAGCTGCAA